A portion of the Lolium rigidum isolate FL_2022 chromosome 1, APGP_CSIRO_Lrig_0.1, whole genome shotgun sequence genome contains these proteins:
- the LOC124683386 gene encoding UDP-glycosyltransferase 88B1-like — MSTARRVVIVLGQSKSHLIPMLEFAAICLHGGLEVTVVVPDPTLTAPAFRSTLCRYASRLPSLSIHSLPPPPSDHQPLEAAVHPFIRMLAATRSQAPGLRDFLLSLPAVHALVADMLDVVSAVDVAAEVGVPGYLFFSTGVATLSVFLGLPSFCSTRSGAGELKDLGDAPVSFPGVPPMPASHLVDAVLDSGTDLYAASLDVFGRMAAASGILVNTFEALESLAVAALRDPDRATPPVYCVGPVAAEAEERRHPCLRWLDAQTKRSVVFLCFGSRCTVSLEQIGEMAEGLERSGHRFLWVLRAPPGSAAGEPDAALSLLPEGFLARTAGRVLVVTASSLVPQVEVLRHASTGAFLSHCGWNSTMEAVGAGVPMVCWPLVAEQWMNKMYIVEELKVGVEVRGYKRGGLVMAADVDATVRQIMDMEPECRRAIEERLAELKESTAAAWKEGGSSRAAFAEFVNQME; from the coding sequence ATGTCAACGGCGAGAAGGGTGGTGATCGTCCTCGGCCAGAGCAAAAGCCACCTCATCCCCATGCTGGAGTTCGCCGCGATCTGCCTCCATGGCGGCCTCGAGGTCACCGTCGTTGTCCCAGACCCAACCCTGACCGCCCCGGCCTTCCGCTCCACGCTCTGCCGGTATGCCTCCCGGCTCCCCTCCCTCTCTATCCACTCTCTTCCTCCCCCTCCCTCCGATCACCAACCCCTCGAGGCGGCCGTCCACCCGTTCATCCGCATGCTGGCCGCCACCCGCTCCCAGGCACCCGGCCTGCGGGACTTCCTCCTCAGCCTCCCCGCCGTCCACGCGCTCGTCGCCGACATGCTCGACGTGGtgtccgccgtcgacgtcgccgcGGAGGTCGGCGTCCCGGGGTACCTCTTCTTCTCCACGGGCGTCGCGACCCTCTCCGTCTTCCTCGGACTGCCTTCCTTCTGCTCTACGCGCAGCGGCGCCGGAGAACTGAAAGATCTCGGCGACGCGCCCGTGTCGTTCCCTGGCGTGCCCCCGATGCCGGCGTCCCACCTGGTCGACGCGGTGCTCGACAGCGGGACGGACCTGTACGCGGCTTCGCTCGACGTGTTCGGCCGgatggcggcggcgagcggcaTCCTGGTCAACACCTTCGAGGCGCTGGAGAGCTTGGCGGTGGCAGCGCTTAGGGACCCCGACCGCGCCACCCCGCCCGTCTACTGCGTCGGGCCggtggccgcggaggcggaggagaggcgccaCCCGTGCCTCCGGTGGCTGGACGCGCAGACCAAGCGCAGCGTGGTGTTCCTTTGCTTCGGCAGCCGGTGCACGGTGTCGCTGGAGCAGATCGGCGAGATGGCCGAGGGGCTCGAGCGGTCCGGCCACAGGTTCCTGTGGGTGCTCCGCGCGCCGCCTGgctccgccgccggcgagccgGACGCGGCGCTGTCTCTTCTCCCCGAGGGGTTCTTGGCCCGGACGGCGGGCAGAGTTCTCGTGGTGACCGCGTCCTCCTTGGTGCCCCAGGTGGAGGTGCTGCGTCACGCGTCCACCGGCGCGTTCCTCAGCCACTGCGGATGGAACTCGACGATGGAAGCGGTGGGCGCCGGCGTGCCGATGGTGTGCTGGCCGCTGGTGGCCGAGCAGTGGATGAACAAGATGTACATCGTGGAGGAGCTCAAGGTTGGCGTGGAGGTGCGAGGGTATAAGCGCGGCGGGCTCGTCATGGCCGCCGACGTGGATGCCACGGTTAGGCAGATCATGGACATGGAACCGGAATGCCGGCGAGCGATCGAGGAACGACTGGCGGAGTTGaaggagagcaccgccgcggcgTGGAAGGAAGGTGGCTCCTCTCGCGCCGCATTCGCTGAGTTTGTAAATCAAATGGAGTAA